From Malaya genurostris strain Urasoe2022 chromosome 2, Malgen_1.1, whole genome shotgun sequence:
ttagtttgccaactttcgagtccAACAAAGCGGACGCGATTTCCACGGCCCTGGCGGATGGGATTGAGATTTCGAGACCGTCCTCCCCCGTGTATCCGCAGCGAGTGATGCGACACTTTTCCACTCCGGCGATTGTGTCGCTGATGGTGTTCATGAAGAACAAACGGGACAAGTCGGTGGTGCAAAGCTTCTGCACGGCTGCCACTGCGGCTGGTCCTTGAACAGCCAGCAGTGATTGTTCGTCGCTGGGAAGAAATTCCACCGAAACATCTTTTTTGTTCGCTTTGAAAACTGCCTGTAAATTCAATTGTTCGATGATTCAGCTAAACAAACAGTTCGTTTAAAACGAGCAAACTTACCACTGCATCGTTTATAACGGCCATATCCGTTTGCTTTCGTGATGCATTCGATACGACGTAAAGTGTATCATCCGAGACCCGGTTCACGATCAAATCATCCAAAATACCACCCTTGGAATTGGGAAACACGGTTAGAGTTCCGGTGCCATTCTTCAGTCCCTTGATGTCGGCGGTGCAAACCGATTCGAAACAGCTGATGACATCCTTGCCTGTAAGAAGCGGAAAAAGCTGCTTTAGATTGACCCATCTTAACCTCTTATCAGCCAAATAgccaaaaaaaaacctctcagataAGTCTGCTGCATGTGAGACACATCGAAAATCGAACCACACTCCCGGGTGTATTGATGCGACTTGATGATACTTTGATCGCTGTACTGAACGGGCAGCCAGTAGTCGGCAAAATCAACAAGTTTTCCACCGTGTTTTTGATGGAATTCATACAGAGCGGTCTTGCTCGGTTCCCTCTCGGTGGAGGCAGCTCTCTGAGCTACCAACCGGACAGCCCCGTAGCATTTCTCTCGTGCGATTCCTCGCCTTGCCAGAACGGATAGCATGCCAAACAGTCGTGTCAGATTATCTCGAAtctatcaaaacaaaacaaaacaaaacaaaacactaACAGAGCACAATAGCGAACCGATCCGATCGATGTGATCACTCTCACTTTCGGTTGGACACTGGTCCCGAGTTGATGCGAGAAATACCCGTAAACCGGGCATTCGAAGCGGCTTATCAGCTGAAGATTACGACTACAATGAGCCATGGGTCATCAAATGGAATGGGGAATTGATAGGGAAACCGTTCGGATCGTAGAACCGAAAATAGTTTTGCAAACGGGAACAACGAATTCAATGGTATTGTGGTTTTCcttcgaaaaaataaacacacagACTTGCGCGCTTTGGTGAGCTATTGCAAGCAACGTTCAATGTTTGTTAACTTTTGTTCGTAGTTTGATTCGCTCGATTTTGAACATCAAAACTTGTCGACGGGTCTTGTCGCGAGAGTTTTTTCTAATTTGTAAGGTTAAACATTGAcatattgaagaaaatgttgACTGAAAACAAACACGTCTCTTCAGTGTGAAAATTATCGGTAACAAGTAAGCGAAgtctttaaagtatttaaaatatttttattactgaaataatatttttgcctttctcatatagaaaggttatgcaatcacatgaaaaaccgactactgaaaattggcccggagggtcaagtgtcataaaccattcgactcagttcatcgagttgagcaatgtctgtgtgtgtgtgtatgtgtcaaataatctcactaggttttctcggagatggctgaaccgattttgacaaacttagattcaaatgaaaggtctcgtggccccatacggaattcctgaatttcatccggatccaactttcggctccgga
This genomic window contains:
- the LOC131432397 gene encoding uncharacterized protein LOC131432397 gives rise to the protein MLSVLARRGIAREKCYGAVRLVAQRAASTEREPSKTALYEFHQKHGGKLVDFADYWLPVQYSDQSIIKSHQYTRECGSIFDVSHMQQTYLRGKDVISCFESVCTADIKGLKNGTGTLTVFPNSKGGILDDLIVNRVSDDTLYVVSNASRKQTDMAVINDAVAVFKANKKDVSVEFLPSDEQSLLAVQGPAAVAAVQKLCTTDLSRLFFMNTISDTIAGVEKCRITRCGYTGEDGLEISIPSARAVEIASALLDSKVGKLKLAGLGARDSLRIEAGLCLYGNDIDETTTPVEAGLLWLVAKQRRVEKNFPGSDVILNQIKNGVTRRRVGFLMTSGSAPARQHVEIYDNEQHKIGEITSGCPSPCLQRNIAIGYIQEVSKKVGTEVMLKVRDKFYHSQVAKMPFVPTNYYQPPK